From the Flavobacteriales bacterium genome, one window contains:
- a CDS encoding MoaD/ThiS family protein has protein sequence ATGTDTASFENLTSIAELKAHIFEIHPSLKKMTFAVAHNQEIKKDDFTIEDGDEIAFLPPFAGG, from the coding sequence AAGCTACAGGAACAGATACTGCGTCCTTTGAAAATTTGACAAGCATCGCTGAACTAAAAGCGCATATATTCGAAATTCATCCTTCACTAAAAAAAATGACTTTTGCCGTTGCGCACAATCAAGAAATTAAAAAAGATGACTTCACCATCGAAGATGGAGATGAGATCGCCTTCCTCCCTCCTTTTGCTGGGGGATAA
- a CDS encoding sulfotransferase domain-containing protein has product MEKKIDFVIVGVQRGGTSSLFEAICKHPDVVKPQRKEIHFFDFDDKFNWDGTLASLDSYDYYHSFFSFDEHKITGEATPAYIFFPDCLERIKIYNPRVKVIVVLRNPICRLVSHYKMTCDLGFEDLDIISAINKESSRLSDPAIGELRRYSYLSRGFYVNQLKNLYSWFDKDQVLVLKSEDLWSDKSTINKVFKFLNVDPMKEFVYPRISLKTKGDPLMISNDLYEYIYKLYEEELLELQNMLDFNIDDWFVNQD; this is encoded by the coding sequence ATGGAAAAAAAAATTGATTTTGTAATTGTCGGTGTTCAACGTGGAGGAACATCGTCGTTGTTTGAAGCTATTTGTAAACACCCTGATGTTGTTAAACCTCAAAGAAAAGAAATTCATTTTTTTGATTTCGACGATAAGTTTAATTGGGATGGAACTCTTGCATCGCTAGATAGCTATGATTATTATCATAGCTTTTTTTCTTTCGACGAGCACAAAATTACTGGAGAGGCAACTCCTGCCTACATTTTTTTTCCAGATTGTTTAGAACGTATTAAAATATATAATCCAAGGGTAAAGGTTATTGTGGTCCTTAGGAATCCTATATGTCGTTTAGTTTCGCATTATAAGATGACTTGTGATTTGGGATTTGAAGATTTAGATATTATTTCTGCAATAAACAAGGAGTCCTCGAGACTTAGTGATCCTGCTATTGGGGAACTAAGAAGATATAGTTATCTATCGAGAGGATTTTATGTAAATCAATTAAAAAATCTCTATTCATGGTTTGACAAAGACCAAGTACTTGTTTTGAAAAGTGAAGACCTTTGGTCGGATAAGAGTACAATCAATAAGGTTTTTAAATTTTTGAATGTTGATCCCATGAAAGAATTTGTATATCCTCGCATAAGTTTGAAAACAAAGGGTGATCCGTTAATGATTTCAAATGATTTGTATGAATATATATATAAATTGTACGAAGAGGAGTTGTTAGAACTACAGAATATGCTAGATTTTAATATAGATGATTGGTTTGTAAATCAGGATTGA
- a CDS encoding glycosyltransferase family 2 protein, producing MKLPLISIVVIAYNMERELPRTLYTLLSPYQMGIRNPDIEIIVVDNGSDEPVEIPSHYNNVKLLHCSNPTQSPARAINEGLAEATSDFIGLMVDGARMLSPQLLHFALLAQKLAKYPVVSTIAYHLGPDLQKKSIAKGYNQLEEDKLLDSVPWKVNGYRLFEISALAGSSQFGWFRLIAESSILFMKRKTWVDLDGVDERFKTKGGGLVNLDLYVRTKEMKETQEVSLLGEGTFHQVHGGISTNQEREDASWKVFHDEYVEIRQKLFEMNEKKPIYLGKVRAEHAHMLKVSADNILPLNK from the coding sequence ATGAAATTGCCGTTAATTAGTATAGTTGTTATAGCTTATAACATGGAGCGTGAATTGCCACGAACACTTTATACGCTTTTATCACCTTATCAGATGGGTATTAGAAATCCTGATATTGAAATTATTGTTGTTGACAACGGTTCTGACGAACCAGTTGAGATTCCATCACACTATAATAATGTAAAGCTTCTGCATTGTTCAAATCCAACACAATCACCTGCAAGGGCAATTAACGAAGGTTTAGCTGAGGCAACATCAGATTTTATTGGGTTAATGGTGGATGGTGCTAGAATGTTGAGTCCTCAATTATTACATTTTGCCCTTTTAGCTCAGAAGCTAGCTAAATATCCTGTAGTGTCTACTATCGCTTATCATCTAGGACCGGATCTGCAAAAAAAGAGTATTGCTAAAGGATATAATCAACTAGAAGAGGATAAACTACTAGATAGTGTTCCCTGGAAGGTAAATGGATATCGGTTGTTTGAAATTAGTGCTTTGGCCGGTTCTTCTCAGTTTGGCTGGTTTAGGCTAATTGCAGAGTCCAGTATTTTATTTATGAAAAGGAAAACATGGGTTGATTTAGATGGAGTTGATGAGCGGTTTAAAACGAAGGGTGGTGGCCTAGTAAATTTGGATTTATATGTTCGTACGAAGGAAATGAAGGAGACTCAAGAGGTTTCGCTCTTAGGAGAAGGTACTTTTCATCAAGTCCATGGCGGGATCTCAACGAATCAAGAAAGGGAAGATGCTTCATGGAAAGTATTTCATGATGAGTATGTTGAAATTCGACAAAAACTATTTGAAATGAATGAGAAGAAACCAATTTATTTAGGAAAAGTGAGAGCCGAACACGCCCATATGTTAAAAGTTTCTGCAGATAATATATTGCCATTAAATAAATGA
- a CDS encoding glycosyltransferase family 2 protein, whose amino-acid sequence MTIPTIFLLSWNRPIYLWVCLDSIYRHTERPFNLIIADNNSEDASVRDIIIGFQKREGFINEVHFCDENSPFRLKWLIEKYWDEIDDFFVIIEGDIEILPSDSCWLSSFASYFDSDPDLGMVGSKVYQKDFVSLKRAKELLPGKSHEDVCKLIKQYAKWRSHGDFSEELIDPHNPALRLMALRKNVYEKITFGRDLEMYRQIKELGYCSAISTKVVHRHLSLLNVYDQPSFSTQERDAFFNQQNK is encoded by the coding sequence ATGACTATACCTACAATATTTTTACTAAGTTGGAACAGACCAATATATTTATGGGTTTGTTTAGATAGTATATATCGCCATACAGAACGCCCGTTTAATTTAATTATAGCAGATAATAATTCGGAGGATGCATCTGTAAGGGATATAATTATAGGCTTTCAAAAAAGAGAAGGATTTATTAATGAAGTCCACTTTTGTGATGAGAATTCTCCTTTTCGCTTAAAGTGGTTGATCGAGAAGTATTGGGATGAGATAGATGATTTTTTTGTAATAATTGAAGGAGATATTGAAATACTTCCAAGTGATTCCTGTTGGCTATCTTCGTTTGCTAGTTATTTCGATAGTGATCCAGATTTAGGAATGGTAGGCTCCAAGGTATACCAGAAAGATTTTGTATCTCTCAAAAGGGCAAAGGAGTTATTGCCTGGAAAAAGTCATGAAGATGTATGTAAATTAATAAAACAATACGCGAAATGGAGGTCTCATGGGGATTTTAGTGAAGAATTAATAGATCCTCATAATCCAGCATTAAGGCTTATGGCCTTACGTAAAAATGTATACGAGAAGATAACTTTTGGAAGAGATTTAGAAATGTATCGTCAGATTAAAGAATTAGGTTATTGTTCAGCAATTTCAACAAAGGTCGTTCATCGGCATTTGTCATTATTGAATGTTTACGATCAACCATCGTTTTCTACTCAAGAAAGAGATGCATTTTTTAATCAACAGAATAAATAA